Proteins encoded within one genomic window of Couchioplanes caeruleus:
- a CDS encoding ABC transporter permease subunit — protein sequence MTSLFLPPYSHEQRVTYLRVIGSEWTKLRSLLSTIWCLAATVALVIGVGLAYASLRAARPPADPSTFDSTAVSLAGVQLAQLAIGVLGVLFITGEYATGSIRASLAAVPGRLPMLWGKAITFGLTTLLLAVPAVLVAFLAGQSILAAESLDTSLGQPGVMRAVLGSALFLTAVGLLGLGLGALLRNTAAGISALFGLLFAPQLVFGLLPESMSDAAYRYLPTPAGAAVSSVYRDPVTLAPWAGFGLFCLYTAIVLGLAAWQLRRRDA from the coding sequence TCCGAGTGGACGAAGCTGCGTTCTCTGCTATCCACGATCTGGTGCTTGGCGGCTACCGTCGCGCTCGTCATCGGCGTCGGGCTGGCGTACGCCAGCCTGCGCGCCGCCCGGCCGCCGGCCGATCCGTCCACCTTCGATTCCACCGCGGTCAGCCTTGCCGGTGTACAGCTTGCACAGTTGGCAATCGGCGTACTGGGCGTGCTGTTCATCACCGGCGAATACGCCACGGGATCGATCAGGGCAAGCCTGGCGGCGGTGCCGGGCCGCCTGCCAATGTTGTGGGGCAAGGCAATCACGTTCGGCCTCACTACTCTCCTGCTGGCAGTGCCCGCCGTGCTGGTCGCGTTCCTCGCCGGCCAATCGATCCTGGCCGCCGAAAGCCTGGACACCAGCCTCGGCCAGCCTGGCGTGATGCGGGCCGTGCTCGGCAGTGCTTTGTTCCTCACCGCGGTGGGCCTGCTCGGCCTCGGTCTGGGCGCGCTGCTGCGTAACACCGCCGCCGGGATCTCGGCTTTGTTCGGACTCCTCTTCGCCCCGCAACTCGTATTCGGGCTGCTGCCGGAGTCGATGTCAGACGCGGCCTACCGGTATCTGCCGACCCCGGCCGGCGCGGCCGTCAGCAGCGTCTACAGAGACCCGGTCACGCTCGCTCCGTGGGCCGGATTCGGGTTGTTCTGTCTCTACACCGCAATCGTGCTCGGGCTGGCCGCGTGGCAACTGCGCCGCCGGGATGCCTGA